The following are encoded together in the Oreochromis aureus strain Israel breed Guangdong linkage group 18, ZZ_aureus, whole genome shotgun sequence genome:
- the LOC116318692 gene encoding NAD-dependent protein deacylase sirtuin-5, mitochondrial-like isoform X2 — MLLRNRAVVALGLRMCSSHVTKGPLADAVKHSSDMSEFREVFSKAKHIAIITGAGVSAESGVPTFRGKNEKWRKWLSQDLATPEAFSRDPSRVWEFYHYRRELVMNKKPSAVHLALAECEVRLKKQGRSVVIITQCIDDLHRQAGSKHVLNVHGSLMETRCMSCGHVSVNKRSPICAPLKNKGDPGPDVPDAQIPVDKLPRCEERECNGLLRPNVVFFGETLDSHILTKVEKEIETCDLCLVVGTSSIVYPAAMFGPRIASRGVPVAEFNIHTTPKSEYFMYHFQGPCGTTLPQALAQHESEVF, encoded by the exons ATGCTTCTCCGAAATCGAGCTGTCGTTGCTCTTGGGCTTCGAATGTGCTCCTCTCATGTGACCAAAGGACCGCTGGCTGATGCAGTGAAACACAGCTCAG ACATGTCTGAATTCCGTGAGGTGTTTTCCAAAGCCAAGCACATAGCCATCATAACAGGAGCTGGTGTGAGCGCAGAGAGCGGAGTACCAACCTTTCGTGGAAAGAATGAGAAGTGGAGGAAGTGGCTGTCTCAG GACCTTGCAACGCCAGAGGCCTTCTCTCGCGACCCGTCTCGAGTCTGGGAGTTCTACCATTACAGAAGGGAGCTTGTGATGAACAAGAAGCCCAGCGCTGTCCATTTGGCTTTAGCAGAGTGCGAGGTTCGGCTGAAGAAGCAGGGGCGCTCTGTGGTCATCATCACCCAGTGCATAGATGACCTGCACCGTCAGGCTGGGTCCAAACATGTGCTCAACGTTCACG GCAGTCTGATGGAGACGCGCTGTATGAGTTGCGGTCATGTGTCAGTGAACAAGAGAAGCCCCATATGTGCTCCCTTAAAAAACAAAGG TGACCCTGGCCCAGATGTTCCTGATGCCCAGATTCCTGTGGATAAGCTGCCAAG GTGTGAAGAAAGAGAGTGTAATGGTCTGCTGAGGCCCAATGTGGTGTTTTTTGGGGAGACGCTGGACTCTCACATTCTTACCAAGGTGGAAAAAGAAATTGAAACCTGTGATCTTTGTCTCGTG GTGGGAACATCTTCTATTGTTTACCCAGCAGCCATGTTTGGCCCTCGTATTGCATCCAGAGGTGTTCCAGTGGCGGAGTTTAATATACATACAACACCGAAATCAGAATATTTCAT GTACCATTTCCAGGGTCCATGTGGAACTACACTGCCTCAAGCTTTGGCACAACATGAGTCagaggttttttaa
- the LOC116318692 gene encoding NAD-dependent protein deacylase sirtuin-5, mitochondrial-like isoform X1 → MTMLLRNRAVVALGLRMCSSHVTKGPLADAVKHSSDMSEFREVFSKAKHIAIITGAGVSAESGVPTFRGKNEKWRKWLSQDLATPEAFSRDPSRVWEFYHYRRELVMNKKPSAVHLALAECEVRLKKQGRSVVIITQCIDDLHRQAGSKHVLNVHGSLMETRCMSCGHVSVNKRSPICAPLKNKGDPGPDVPDAQIPVDKLPRCEERECNGLLRPNVVFFGETLDSHILTKVEKEIETCDLCLVVGTSSIVYPAAMFGPRIASRGVPVAEFNIHTTPKSEYFMYHFQGPCGTTLPQALAQHESEVF, encoded by the exons A TGACAATGCTTCTCCGAAATCGAGCTGTCGTTGCTCTTGGGCTTCGAATGTGCTCCTCTCATGTGACCAAAGGACCGCTGGCTGATGCAGTGAAACACAGCTCAG ACATGTCTGAATTCCGTGAGGTGTTTTCCAAAGCCAAGCACATAGCCATCATAACAGGAGCTGGTGTGAGCGCAGAGAGCGGAGTACCAACCTTTCGTGGAAAGAATGAGAAGTGGAGGAAGTGGCTGTCTCAG GACCTTGCAACGCCAGAGGCCTTCTCTCGCGACCCGTCTCGAGTCTGGGAGTTCTACCATTACAGAAGGGAGCTTGTGATGAACAAGAAGCCCAGCGCTGTCCATTTGGCTTTAGCAGAGTGCGAGGTTCGGCTGAAGAAGCAGGGGCGCTCTGTGGTCATCATCACCCAGTGCATAGATGACCTGCACCGTCAGGCTGGGTCCAAACATGTGCTCAACGTTCACG GCAGTCTGATGGAGACGCGCTGTATGAGTTGCGGTCATGTGTCAGTGAACAAGAGAAGCCCCATATGTGCTCCCTTAAAAAACAAAGG TGACCCTGGCCCAGATGTTCCTGATGCCCAGATTCCTGTGGATAAGCTGCCAAG GTGTGAAGAAAGAGAGTGTAATGGTCTGCTGAGGCCCAATGTGGTGTTTTTTGGGGAGACGCTGGACTCTCACATTCTTACCAAGGTGGAAAAAGAAATTGAAACCTGTGATCTTTGTCTCGTG GTGGGAACATCTTCTATTGTTTACCCAGCAGCCATGTTTGGCCCTCGTATTGCATCCAGAGGTGTTCCAGTGGCGGAGTTTAATATACATACAACACCGAAATCAGAATATTTCAT GTACCATTTCCAGGGTCCATGTGGAACTACACTGCCTCAAGCTTTGGCACAACATGAGTCagaggttttttaa